One region of Triticum aestivum cultivar Chinese Spring chromosome 6B, IWGSC CS RefSeq v2.1, whole genome shotgun sequence genomic DNA includes:
- the LOC123135749 gene encoding uncharacterized protein yields MLRLRCCLLTQLLSSPSASPASHLRRLFSAAAPAVSPNPSFAVEEYLVATCGLTRPQALKASAKLSHLKSPSNPDAVLAILAGLGLSSADVAALVAKDPQFLCAKVERTLAPVVAGLTGLGLSRSDIAHLVSLSRDKFRCRSFVSNLQYFLHLFGSFENLLPALRRGSCFLSADLETVVKPNVAFLRSCGLGDCDIAKLCMAQLMLLGSNIECVRAMAARAQDIGVPCGSRMFRHALQAVAFLSNEKIAAKVEHLKKMFRWSDVEVRIALSTLPPLLMRSNHMLESKSEFLISKVGFEPAYIAHHPALLTYSLEGRIIPRYYVVKFLKENGLLDHNRSYYSAVIVMEKVFVDKYISPHKEVAPYLAEDYDAACRGEVPTRFKFT; encoded by the coding sequence atgctccGGCTCCGGTGCTGCCTCCTCACCCAGCTCCTCTCATCTCCCTCCGCGTCTCCCGCCTCCCACCTCCGCCGcctcttctccgccgccgcgcccgccgtctCCCCGAACCCTAGCTTCGCGGTGGAGGAGTACCTCGTCGCCACCTGCGGCCTCACCCGACCCCAGGCCCTCAAGGCCTCCGCCAAGCTCTCCCACCTCAAGTCCCCCTCCAATCCCGACGCCGTCCTCGCCAtcctcgccggcctcggcctctccagcgccgacgtcgccgccctcgtcgccaaGGACCCGCAGTTCCTCTGCGCCAAAGTGGAGAGAACCCTGGCCCCCGTCGTCGCTGGGCTCACCGGCCTCGGCCTCTCACGTTCTGACATCGCGCACCTCGTCTCGCTCTCCCGTGACAAGTTCCGATGTAGATCCTTCGTCTCAAATCTGCAATACTTCCTGCACCTCTTCGGCTCCTTTGAGAACCTCCTCCCTGCTCTCAGGCGCGGCTCATGCTTTCTCTCAGCCGACCTTGAGACAGTGGTCAAGCCCAATGTTGCCTTCCTGCGTTCCTGCGGGCTAGGTGACTGTGACATTGCCAAGTTGTGCATGGCTCAGCTAATGCTGCTTGGCTCCAACATAGAGTGCGTCCGGGCAATGGCAGCACGCGCCCAAGATATTGGTGTGCCCTGTGGCTCTCGGATGTTCAGGCACGCGCTGCAGGCTGTTGCATTCCTCAGCAATGAGAAGATCGCCGCCAAAGTGGAGCACTTGAAGAAGATGTTCAGGTGGTCTGATGTCGAGGTGCGCATTGCTTTGTCCACGCTTCCGCCTCTGCTGATGAGGTCTAACCATATGCTGGAGAGCAAGTCAGAGTTCCTAATATCCAAGGTGGGGTTTGAACCAGCATACATTGCTCATCATCCGGCATTGCTCACATACAGCCTGGAGGGCCGGATCATACCCCGGTACTATGTTGTAAAGTTTCTCAAGGAAAATGGACTGCTGGATCACAACCGGAGCTACTATTCTGCAGTCATTGTGATGGAGAAAGTATTCGTGGACAAGTACATATCCCCTCACAAGGAAGTTGCACCATACCTTGCTGAAGACTATGATGCCGCTTGCAGAGGGGAAGTGCCGACTAGATTCAAATTTACATGA
- the LOC123135750 gene encoding uncharacterized protein: MLRLHKYILTQLLPSSPASTISPLHRLISAVAPAVFPNPSFAVEDYLVATCGLTRPQAAKASARLSHLKSPAKPDAVLSFLAGLGLSTADVAALVAKDPKFLCAKVEKTLAPNVAELSRGRFRSRSILSKLHYYLPLFDSSEGLFRVLKRGAGLLSADLERVVKPNAAFLRECGLSDCHIVKLCIVQPWLLPSSMERIRAMVARAEGIGVPRGCKMFRHALHAVARLSNEKIATKVEHLKKTFMWSDAVVGIVVSKFPSVLLRSNQMLQSKSEFLVSEVGLEPTYIAHRPVMLSYSLEGRLRPRHYVVKFLKENGLLDRDRDYYRAVMISEKEFVEKFICPHKEAAPHLAEDYAAACRGEVPSSFRFT; this comes from the coding sequence ATGCTCCGCCTCCACAAATACATCCTCACCCAACTCCTCCCTTCTTCCCCCGCTTCCACCATCTCCCCTCTCCACCGCCTCATCTCCGCCGTCGCGCCCGCCGTTTTCCCCAACCCTAGCTTCGCCGTCGAGGACTACCTCGTCGCCACCTGCGGCCTCACCCGACCACAGGCCGCCAAGGCCTCCGCCAGGCTCTCCCACCTCAAATCCCCCGCTAAGCCCGACGCCGTCCTCTCCTTCCTCGCCGGTCTCGGCCTCTCCACCGCCGATGTCGCAGCCCTCGTCGCCAAGGACCCCAAGTTCCTCTGCGCCAAAGTGGAGAAAACCCTGGCCCCCAACGTCGCGGAGCTCAGTCGCGGCCGCTTCCGCAGTAGATCCATCCTCTCCAAGCTGCACTACTACCTGCCTCTCTTCGACTCCTCCGAGGGCCTCTTCCGGGTGCTCAAGCGCGGCGCCGGCCTTCTCTCGGCCGACCTCGAGCGGGTGGTCAAGCCCAATGCTGCGTTCCTTCGGGAGTGCGGGCTAAGTGATTGCCACATTGTCAAGTTGTGCATCGTTCAGCCATGGCTGCTCCCCTCCAGCATGGAGCGCATCCGGGCAATGGTGGCACGTGCTGAAGGTATTGGTGTGCCTCGTGGCTGTAAGATGTTCAGACACGCGTTGCATGCTGTTGCACGCCTCAGCAACGAGAAGATCGCCACCAAAGTGGAGCACTTGAAGAAGACATTTATGTGGTCAGATGCTGTGGTCGGCATTGTTGTCTCCAAGTTTCCATCTGTGCTGTTGAGGTCTAACCAGATGCTGCAGAGCAAGTCAGAGTTCCTCGTCTCTGAGGTCGGGCTGGAACCGACATACATTGCTCATCGTCCAGTAATGCTTAGTTACAGCCTAGAGGGCCGACTCAGGCCCCGGCACTACGTTGTAAAGTTTCTCAAGGAAAATGGATTGCTAGATCGTGACCGGGACTATTATAGAGCAGTCATGATCAGCGAGAAAGAATTTGTGGAGAAGTTCATATGCCCTCACAAGGAAGCTGCACCACACCTTGCTGAAGACTATGCAGCAGCTTGCAGAGGGGAAGTGCCTTCCAGTTTCAGATTTACATAA